The following nucleotide sequence is from Drosophila simulans strain w501 chromosome 3L, Prin_Dsim_3.1, whole genome shotgun sequence.
TCTGGACAAATCACGTTTGGGGGCCGAGATGGGAGCACAAAACTTGAAGACCCCTGCCAAGGCCAACGAAGCCGGCTTTAATCTTCAAATACGTATTTTCGCCATTAGATTTACCAACCGCCTCGCTTTGCAGGGCGACTGGAGATACAAATGACATGCAGCCGGAGACACTTGATGACAGTTGGAAAGTGCTTAAAATTTACTTTCTGCGCCCAGATTTCATCTCCGCTCTGCTCTTTCTCTCTCCGCGCAGTtgtacaataaattaaatagaccaaacaaaaacaagaagttGACGTTTTTCTTACGCTGTAGTTTCGTCAGTCGAAATGGTAACGATAATTAAAGTTTTGCATTACCGCAGCTGCCTGTGGTTAATGGGCTTTGTTtcgcatacgccccgttgccCCACCGCTCAAACCCAACCCAAAACcgccccaaaaacaaaatcaaaaaccagctcaaattaaaacgaaaacgaaatcagCCGAAGGAAAATCAGCCACTTAATGCAAATTACAGAgacagatacaaagatacagatgCGAAGATACGGCGCGCAACAAGTGTCTGCTGTGGAAATGAAGTTGCCACATGTGGCAACCGTACCAGCGGGTGCTCCAGCCTCATAAACAGCCCCATATCATGATGATCATACCCCTCATAATGACGATGATCCATCCACCCAAGTACAAAGCGGTTGCGCTGACAAGCCCATGTATGGGCgtcggttttttatttgcccggTTTTCGAAGCAGCTCACCGCTGTTTTTCGCATTGCATTGaatgaatggaatggaaatggaaatgaaaaggaaaacgaaaacCAGGTTTGCAGGTCGCTGagatttttaagtttttcgtGCGCGCCGAAACTTTGCGAAATGCTAAAATTCCTTTTAACTTTGTGCCACATCAACAGTGGGATTCTTAACCAACTATTATTTAGCAAGTACTTGTAAAAAAGAGTGTTAAATATCACTgtttaaaatcatttatattttaaacagcTTATTTGGAATTCAAAATACCGAACATGAcctaaaaaatttaaactgtaattaatataaaattcagtttatattgtttaagacattttttttaattcatagaaatatgtttttcagCATTGAGTATGCAGCCACTATAGGGTTAATCTGTTACTGCCCGTTAACAGCGACAAATGGTCACCCAAAAAGCAGGCCGTCCCACTCGCACACTCCGCTTGTTACAGCCGTTAAatattcgattcgatttgttttGGATCCGGCGCAGCGCtgcttttatttgtattttgtttatttgcctttgtttactttttttttgcattttctcctgtgtttttctgtttttgtggccgtCTGTTTTCGACAGCGCTGAACTTGGACAAGAACTGGTATTGAATTTCCCAACTCGAACCGGTTTCGTTAACAGCGGCTTAACCGATTCGTGCCGATTGATGGGCAGTGATTGAGTACATATTTCGGGGTCTCCAAAGTTCGTAGAATCTAAAGAACCCGTTTCCGCTTCCCAGGCGCCCGCAAGAAGTGATTTAGAGTTTGCAGACATGCCAATCGCTGAATTAATGGAGCTGCCAAATCAATTAGATGGGCTGcgacttaattaaaatttgtttgcctaatTAAAAGCCAGCACAGTCAGTGTGAACGAACGTGCACAAGCGATTCTTTGTGGCTCCTCCGCCAGAAGCTCGAGATCTCCAAGACCAAATCCTCTTTTGTGGGTCGCATGCCAGCGGAGAAATGCAGTTCTCAGTTGGAGAAAAGTCAAAGCAGCAGAAGcggaaaaagaaacaaatgcagaaagagaaagagaaacaGACACAGAATCAGAACAAAATGCAGCGCCAAAATCCAATGCACAAGAATGCGAGACGAACGCCACGATCCAAGATCCACGATTCCGAAGcggagttgcagttgcactgcgagaaaaataTGGCTTTTATGCCCGATATGCCTATCTATtgatatttagatatttatgTTCGCagcgatttgatttgattgcctGGCTATTCATTGGAATTTCCAGCTTATTCCACATTTTCTGATTAGATATCGCTATTACAACACCTGGCTTCCTGCCAGTTAAAATGGCATATTTAGGTTAGAAAATATTGGCTAAACTAACGGATGAGCTATTTTGATAGGAGCACTTGTGTAAGCAATATGATTCAAGCTATATTCTTTATTAgcttattataatatttatttaaaatgaactacaattttaattataaattatgagcttaattaaatcaacaaaCGCAACTATTTTACTGCTGGTTTTGCCTTTAATTTAGCAAGGAAatctttttttaaaacatttgagaAACATCAAAagtaaagatacatttttatctGGAAAATAGTGCAGAATcatttgataattttttcCCGTGCCCCAAGAAGAAcggcagttgcagcagcaatatCAGTAGCTGCAGTATCATAAGCAGCGACGCGACGCCAATGGCAATCGACAGCAGCCCAGCACAACACCAaaagtcgcagcagcagcagcagcaacaacagcaaaagcagcagcagcagcagcgtcgacggcagcagcaacgtcGACGGCAGCGGCCACACTCGTCAGTCGGTTTGCGTTCGTCGGTCGGTGGAGACGTTTGGAGTTGCTGGCGTTGCCTCTCTGTGCTCTTCTGGGCACTCCTCTGCGCGTGTTTTTGTGTTCGATTGTGTTTTCGGCCGATTCGagccatataaatataaatattttagataatGTGCAATAGGGCATAGTGTGCTAAAACGACAGCAGTGCAGTAGCCGATATCGAGTGCAACAAGTTGGTTCATTTTTGGGGCCAGAGTGAAATGAAAGCTGGCAAAAGTGAAACGCCCACAAGAAAATCTGCGTGGTGCTAGTGTGCTCTTGAAAGAATCTAGCCAAACCACTTGGCAAAttccacatacatacatacatacatatcaaATTGGTAGAAGCGAAATTTCACCAAGAACAGGCTCCGAATCTCCGATCGCCTGGTTAAAACTTCGATTTCCGTTGGGATTAGACCGAGCCAAAGCGACTCTTAAtggtaattaaagcaaattggAATGCTACACTTCCTTGTTTAAGTTGTCTAAGTCGAAGACCTTAAGAATTGTACATGGTCTTAGCTTGGGAACTACATATAATATTTCTGGTTAGTTGaaattaacaacattttgGCCCAATGATTAGAGAAGGAAGTGTTAGTAGTGCTCTATTACTTCAATACTTTGCAAACTATTTGACTAGgaatttaaatgtttcatTAGGAAATTCTAACAACGTTTCGTTGGCACCTCGACTGCAGTTAATTGTTGTCACAGGGCATTAAATGAAATCATATATTAACGCattctttttggccagtttcCGTCATGACTTAACTGTTAACTCCATTCGGTCGGTGTGCTtttcacacactcgcacacggGCGAATTGGCCTCCGAACTGACCTCTTCTTCCATGTCATGTCGGATTCCCCGCTTACGGTTTCAGAATTACGGTTAGCCATGTTCCGTGGCCATGTTTCAGTGTTGTTTGGTTCCATTAGCTTCACTTTGCCAATGCTGCACGCTAATTATACGCCTCTGTGCCTTACGCGGTTATAGCCAGACCTAGTCCAAGATTTAGACCCAGTCCAAATCGCAGACTCAACAATCTACAGTCTACAGTCTGCAGTCTGCAGTTGCCGTTCTTTGAGGCGCTGGAGGCAGCCAAGCTTGGAATGCAGTTAATGCTCGTTTGCATGCtggttttttttctattttaccTGTACATGTGTATGACTATCACTAAAAATAGTCAGTCAAATTTCCCTCGACTTGCCATTCGATAAGCCTTAATGTTCTGACTCACACTGTAATCAGTGGGCAGATAAGCTGTAGTCAGCGCATAAACTGTGTCACTTGTGTGCATCAATttagcaaatttaatttaacttaaacTCAACCATAGAGGCACCACAAAGCTTGAATAATGTAAGCATTCAAGGGGGCGCATAAGTGGTAAATAGGAACTACCCTTCGAACATAAGGCAACTATCGACCCATCGGCATTGTTTACCATATAAAGCATACGCAGTGGTGTATTAACGTTTTAGGGGTTGCTTGCAGCTAGCTACCTAGCCAGCTAGCCGCACAATTCAGTTGGCTAAGGGCTGCAAGAGCTGTTTGGTGGTTGGATTTTGCCACGGCAAcgcggccaaaacaaaaacaaagggtTCGGTGGTTAGTTAGCTACGAAGCAGTCAACAAAATTCACGCAGTCTAAGGTCCTTTTCGTCCAGTGATGATGTAAAGTGGTCAAGCATTTAAATAACTCGATTGTGCAACCGAACAGTAAGCCCAGAATTATCCCACTTATTTTCAACAACTTTTTTGGCCGTCTTCAGCATCACTAAATCATGACCAAGACAGTTCATTAGCTCTGAaacaaaaaggtaaaaaacaaaaagcgagtAGCCAAAGGGAAAAGTAAACTTTCACATTTCTAATGGCGGcaggttttgtgtttttttttttctatgcaaaatggcaataaatttaatttgatttaatttctcgaaattaaaatatttctatcCCATTTCATTTGTTATCTGCTTCCGCATTCGCATGTAAAAGCCGAGATTAGTTGTTAAGCTGCGTGTCTAATCGCTGGATTCTTGGCTCGAAGTCATCTGGGCATTATCACTTTCACCCCGAACTGTCAATACCTTTGGTTTCCCATCGGGAAAATCTTTCTGCCGCCCTCAGAAATTATGAACCGTTCGTTGTGATAGGGCtaacaaaaagaaatcaaacaaaacgcTGCATCCGTTGAAAGCGATTTGCATACCTATAGATATATACGGCATTTACCATATGCTATATCTTCATAATAAATGAATGGCaggtgcagctgcagcttagCCTAAAAAACTGCAGCTCATcaagtttcttttttattattccgTCTTTTCTTCTGCTCAAGATGAGGTTGATTTTTATATTGTCGAGGTGTCTCGCTGTcaattgtttacattttccatttcggttTCAGGCTGCTTAATATGCGAAACACTTTTATTGACCAGGCCAAAAAGCTGTTGACCGCCTCACAGCTTGATCGGCCTTAGTGGAGTCCACTCTATATAAAAGGCATTGGAATTATCATTCTGCGGCGGCTGAGCAGAAAGCAAAAAGATTTATGGCTTGTTTCAGATTCTAAGCTAATTGATAAGTGTGTTTAGCATgattcaaatattcaaattgcCAGATAATAGGTGAAAGCTTTGTTCTAAGTTAATTCctcaataaaaaagaattttgcTGTCAATCAACTACTTGCTATCTTGATTCTAAATTTGTAAACATTAGTTTTCATAgtaaaaatttgaaaagtaGTATTGCAAGTGGTTTCATCCTATAAGGAAGAAAGAAAGCTATTAAATTCACAAATATTAGATAACAcattttacataaaatatgtcattatttttataactctCAAATATGCGAAGCTACCAACAAGCAGCAAGATGGCAATGGTTCGCCTGGAAATCCCCATTTTGGGGGCCGGTTTGCTTTCCGCCTTGCAATTGACAAATAATCGCcaataaaattccatttcgTATAAACAAGACATTATATGTAAACAAcacacttttggccagcagtttcCTCTGTTCCGCTGGCAATTCGAAAACATATGTATTGTCGGCCAAAGACGTTTGCGTAATCAGCAGCTTTAGCTCTTTTATTTACATTGGTCGTGCGTGTGTGCTTGGCTcgtatataatattttgtttaaaaacctttttgcaatggcaaataaaaatttattttgctatTCTCGCCGCGTGCTAGGCAATGTGACCACTAGAGAAACATATGGATATAACGCTTAAAAAAACAGCAGACAAGTATAAAAAGTGAGTAGGCAAAAGAAGGCAGAAGAAGACCGCAGATGAAAACGGCTAACGAACGTACCGAAAGCAGCTTAAAGGCAATTTTACGATGCCGCATGTGAGGCAGAAGAAATTGTTTCGTCTTTATGTAATCGCTCATTATAATTGGCATTTGTGTGTGACAAAAAACAACAGGTGAACGCGGGGGGTGGTGGGCGACTGGAGCTGTGGGGCGGTAAACAATTGTCAGGTGCGAAGAGGCGGTGAGACAGTATTGTGGCCTGGCTTTTTGTGCAATGCCATATGCTCGCAGTCGGCCAACATCGATCGCATGGCGATAAGCCAGCGCATTCATAACGTACGAGTATCAAGCATACGCAATGTGTACACCGCACTGATTTCTCGCTTGCCCAAGTTTCGGTTTCTTTCGGCTTCCTTGAAAAGTGTATAGAAATAATGTCAATTCACCATTTCGTCAGGTAATATGAGTCAAAACTCAAAAAAGAGGCTTAAAATGCTTTTGCAGATTACACGATTTTGTCACCGACTTGGGTGCTACCCacagtatttttaacaatgaAAAGAACCTGTGTTTTGATTGTTAATAGTAAAAGTATTGGCTTTGGGTTGCAcggaaaatgttttattgatGTTTTAAACTAATTCCTATAGACCTTCTTTCCAtgatgtttatttatttagtttgatTTTTAGCTTAGACCATAAAAcagcaattttattttagtaacttcttaaaagcatttattgtttttacgCTGATGTAACAGATATAGAGTTTGATGGTTTTTGCGTTGTTTTTGGTTGTCTAAGTAATAATGATATTCTAATTTACCGATACTAAAAGTCATGTTTAAAATCGGGAACACGTTGACAAACCAGCTTATCATCACCCATAATTACTGCGATCGGGCACGCCTTCAAATATAATGGCTGGCacccaatttgcatttgcatgaaCAAGATTTTCACGAGCTTTCTCTTCAactctctgttttttttttgtgttccaGGCCCggaggcaacagcaacattatcatcagcggcagcagcatctgcagcagcaacaacttggCCGGCTGCATCTTGGATAGCCGAGAACGTGATCGCTTTCTGGCCAAGATCGGAGCAAGCCAGCGCCATGGCGATGTCACCTGTCTTGGATGCGGCTGCCAAAGCCGCTGGCCGTGATTTCAATGGcaatgcagcaaatgcaacagcagcatcaacagcaacaccaactgcagcagcagcagcagcaaccacaccGCGCAAAACGAAAAAGACAATTATCAATTGGCTGGTGAATAGTGACAGTGAGAACAACAATCGGCCGACGTGCGATAAAGCCGGCAAAGAtaatccaaatccgaatcaaAATCCGAATAGCCAAGCAAATCCGAATCAAAACTGCAGCTGTGAGTCGCGGGCATTTCGCGATTTCCGTGGCGTGCAAACCTTGCGATTGTTGTGGAGCAGGCGCATCAAAAGTGCCAGCGAGGATCAATGTCACTCCCCAGTCCACTGCcacacctcctcctcctcctcgctgggcacattaaaaaagttaaataaaagcGTTAGCTGTCTGGTTAACGCCTTTAATAACTCGCGCGATTGCGCTACGCCGGAAAAAACGTTGGCAAAACGCGCGGCCAGTTTGCACAATTTGCAGGATTCGCAGGCGAAGCATAAGCAATTGCATAGGGAAAAAGATAACTTCTACAAGTACAAAAACGCCGAGCAGGCCAAAATGCAGGCCAAGTTAAGAAGCAGCGCCGACGAGGCGATTTTAAACGCCAGCGAAACGCGAGCGAAACGTGACGACAGCGGTGGTTTACCTGGAGTCAAATCGTATAATTTGAACACCTTATCAGCCGCAGATAAGGTTGCAAAAGTGGCGAAGGGGGAAGCTAAGACGCAGAGGAGGTTGGAGGAGCCGGTGGGAGaggcggaggtggaggtggagctcCGAGCTAAACGGGAGCGCAATCACCTTGAGGGCATCAGTCTCAGCGCGGCGAGCGCCCAAAGTGGGGGCAGTAGCGAATCGCTTcaaaccaccaccacctcctccacgCCCACCCACAGCAGCGTGACGTCATCGACGGGTCGGTCGGGCGGACGTCGCAAGTATAGCTTTAAAACCCATGCCGGCAAGTCATATCATCAGCACCATCATCCGTCGCGCAGGACTAGCAACATGGATTCCTCAAGTGGTGGCATCAGTATGGTTGCCAAACTTACCCATCAGTTCAACGAGATTATCCAAAAGGATGCAAAACTACTGGAGCAGGTCAAGCGGAACAATGGCGTTTGGATATCCCGGGGCACTCATGTCTACAAGATTGTGGAGAAACCAACGTCAGAGGGAAAGGGATTACCTAACGCCGAGGAAAATCGCATCTCGACCGTTCAGCGAAATATCAAAAAGTTCGAGCGGCTGGAGAAGCCGAGTGTGCCCTTGAAGAGTGAACAGCTGATGCGGAAACATCTCGAACTGATGAGGGGCAGTAGTCTTCCGCGGGGTCCGCGAATCAAAAGGAATCTCAAGCTACCACCGGGTAGTGTGGGCATTCCAGAACTGGCGATAGTCAGCGAGGAATTGAAGACTCCTAATTCCGAAGAGCAAGCTAAGCAACCAAAGTCAGTCCAAAATGAATCACTGCCCAATCATCCCGAAGAACTGAATCAGTCGAATGACAGACCCAGTGATGAGTTGGCTGTAATTTTGGGGGAGGAAGGcgccgaggaggagctgcgtcAGAAGCAGCGGAAGCACAAGTATGCCTCCATATACGAGAAACTCCGATTCACCTTCGCGAAAGGTAGAAAATCAGCGAGTCCCTCACCCACGAAGGGCCAAATCCGGGAGGAAGTATCCATAGATGAAGAGTCCGTCAAGGAGAACACATCCGATGATATGGTTACTCGGAAAGAAGATTTCACATTGGAACTTTCCAAAGAGGTAATACCTAGAGCAGAAGGCCTAGAAGATTCCTCACACGCCCTGCTTATATCCCCGTGCTTTGAAGCCGATGCCAAAATCCTGGACGCCCTTGAGGCAGTGGACCAAAAGCTCAAGGTGCTCAACCCCCTCAACGATGTGACCACCGCAGACGGTGAGCGGGAGCTCCTCCTGGCCGCCAACGATGACTTCGAGCAGCGCATCCTGCCCAATAGCTCCTTTGTTTACCAGGCGGCCAACAAGCAGTACTCGAATAACCAAATTCTGCTGAACCAGGCTGTAAATGTTACCCTAGTGAATGCCATCGAGGGTGAGCAGATGATTATGGAGCAGAAGCAACTGATGAAGGTCAGAGAGTTGGAACTCACTGAGAAGGCCGAAGATCAACCCCTTAAGCCAGCGGAAAAATCGCCAGATAAAGACGAAGCCCTGGAGCCCGAATCCCTCTACGAACCCATCACACCTGTTATGGATGAAACCAAGACTAAAGCCCAGACATCCAGcctctttaaaatatacaccAAGAAATCAGAGATTGTGGAGGACATATACCAAACGGTTGAGGAGGCATCCACTGTCGAGGTGAAGACGAATAACTGGCTGGAGGGCTACGAATCAATCGCTGGATCCCAGGAGGCATGTCCCTTGACGTACGATGGCTACGAGTCCTTCGCCCCGGAAGAGGTGGTAACTACACCCACTACTCCATCTGCCACTGGCACACTGGGCCGGAATACCCGCGATGAGCTGCCGGAACTGCCGAAGCCCAAGAGAGTACTCAACAAATCACCCATTCCCATGCGACCAGCACCTCCAAAGCCAGAAGCCAAAGAGTCGGAAGAGGATGATAATATATACGACACCATCAAGGGCTGCTACGAGTCCATGCACTGCAAGGCAacctcctcctcgtccagtGGAGAAGCCACACTCACCACGGACACCATTTCCCTGAGTTCCAACTGCTACGAGAGTATCTCCCACATCCGGAGAAGCCGAGTGGCAACTACTCAGAATCATGGTCAGGGTTCGGCGGGCAGTTGCATCCAACTCTCGAGCAGCGGCTCCACATTGACCATCTCCTCAGATCACAAGACCAACAGCCTCTATGAATCCTCTCTGGCGGCCGCCGGATGCGTGGTCTATGGAAGTGCCAGTGTGGGATGCAGGTCGTCCTTGGGCAGTAGTGCCGGAAGCAGGGACAGCGGAAAGCCCGGCGATAAGAGATCCTCCATAGCCGGCTCCAGTGACAACAGCGATGCCTGGGTGGACATTTCGGATGGGGAGATTGGCCACACGACGATGGAGGCGACCAACAACGAGGCCCAGTTCATTGTGTAAGTACTATATCTCACATTGAATGTGCGTATCTTTTAATACAAAAGgagctaattaaaaaaataagtaaggaAAGTGTAGATAAATGAGAAATGAGATTggaattttgtttataaaaagaaaataattaagtaatGCGTTATTTTTACAGTGAACTTTTTCAT
It contains:
- the LOC6738410 gene encoding uncharacterized protein LOC6738410 isoform X1 — protein: MAMSPVLDAAAKAAGRDFNGNAANATAASTATPTAAAAAATTPRKTKKTIINWLVNSDSENNNRPTCDKAGKDNPNPNQNPNSQANPNQNCSCESRAFRDFRGVQTLRLLWSRRIKSASEDQCHSPVHCHTSSSSSLGTLKKLNKSVSCLVNAFNNSRDCATPEKTLAKRAASLHNLQDSQAKHKQLHREKDNFYKYKNAEQAKMQAKLRSSADEAILNASETRAKRDDSGGLPGVKSYNLNTLSAADKVAKVAKGEAKTQRRLEEPVGEAEVEVELRAKRERNHLEGISLSAASAQSGGSSESLQTTTTSSTPTHSSVTSSTGRSGGRRKYSFKTHAGKSYHQHHHPSRRTSNMDSSSGGISMVAKLTHQFNEIIQKDAKLLEQVKRNNGVWISRGTHVYKIVEKPTSEGKGLPNAEENRISTVQRNIKKFERLEKPSVPLKSEQLMRKHLELMRGSSLPRGPRIKRNLKLPPGSVGIPELAIVSEELKTPNSEEQAKQPKSVQNESLPNHPEELNQSNDRPSDELAVILGEEGAEEELRQKQRKHKYASIYEKLRFTFAKGRKSASPSPTKGQIREEVSIDEESVKENTSDDMVTRKEDFTLELSKEVIPRAEGLEDSSHALLISPCFEADAKILDALEAVDQKLKVLNPLNDVTTADGERELLLAANDDFEQRILPNSSFVYQAANKQYSNNQILLNQAVNVTLVNAIEGEQMIMEQKQLMKVRELELTEKAEDQPLKPAEKSPDKDEALEPESLYEPITPVMDETKTKAQTSSLFKIYTKKSEIVEDIYQTVEEASTVEVKTNNWLEGYESIAGSQEACPLTYDGYESFAPEEVVTTPTTPSATGTLGRNTRDELPELPKPKRVLNKSPIPMRPAPPKPEAKESEEDDNIYDTIKGCYESMHCKATSSSSSGEATLTTDTISLSSNCYESISHIRRSRVATTQNHGQGSAGSCIQLSSSGSTLTISSDHKTNSLYESSLAAAGCVVYGSASVGCRSSLGSSAGSRDSGKPGDKRSSIAGSSDNSDAWVDISDGEIGHTTMEATNNEAQFIVVRERFKPHRTRSPDWSKRIRDKRLQQKKAISCIEDDSDHYYETLSPLGNKRHSTQLVRQSQDGNRSGGVRSSHRRSKNHSASAHTLGEHVVISDDYDSFETDSDDHGDEPDLRLKNHNDSGVDMRNHRLPKPPPPQNQVYEFVRKFKDFISSKKSPKGSQQKLYENTPASTLFYVESSKPTEDVYENTEYGPERIPAPGTKGHQEQAPVLRAKQKNGKSLRSRLRKSLVGSSFDTKQLSSLAPTRSTFYVEDPEGSLPALPLEPEIHGSGELDSGFSDKNCTPLPEAQKFSTVARKAKKEAKANRRRTTIGLRPHDPPPPPPPMTGGKSPTDPERDLDAEQTTSWYAECGVFKQATNGAVSPRGDEPVTPTPSGHGGVSSWYAESGLYQTSGVSVASSSGSSGVSTGNEAGLGDELSSEPHSLFSNEPLYQMYSAAKLESITRDLEAHGSSDGYEEIGQQAKAKPEPLVKPRPTALQLVEPKNGPSRTLWSEIPEVIHSCILPTLTSRERSLQEAKFEIITSEASYLKSLNLLRRHFMNHNAFLDSSVLSAKDRKALFSYIVPVHECSERLLTELEACWQDNIMLLGLSRCIYEIAERHFHVYVAFCEHQGRMDRTLRRLKESKESLAFQQHLERLEASPSCCGLNLHSFLMLPMQRITRLPLLIDAVFSKESPLNREEYESWKLTLALVQKVVGQCNEAANRWEQAFELERIARQLEFPSHVRALAIAPVGVPRAGAKPRFLVKRGELTHLLWRGEDAKLTFGKRLTKISIYAFLFSDLLLLCKRRGESSFSVFDYCPRSMLTLAAGDTLPQLPTKDLKDQAGKNLILMTLLENCDRKTVELLLSCPSVSDQQRWLQAMRPPEAETPGEKLYESWDCPQVVAKHSYESDEPDVLQLELGDVVNVSRKLPDGWYQGERIRDGAVGWFPGSYTEELNSAHVRARNLKQRHRLLTFTATYLESQKSK